The Chelonoidis abingdonii isolate Lonesome George chromosome 9, CheloAbing_2.0, whole genome shotgun sequence genome has a segment encoding these proteins:
- the TRIM69 gene encoding E3 ubiquitin-protein ligase TRIM69 isoform X2, whose protein sequence is MMSSFSSTNVSSSSSTSVSDNESKINLLLSTSSSDLPSRPQAEDFTKELTCPLCLEWFKEPVILPCGHNFCKPCIEEIWGRAEVSLCPECQAQSPDRQYIRNIVLEKLVEKIKGFHVGKCSQQKCSKHGEPLKLFWKVDGKLACFLCRDAQKPEDQSSQFLLLPDAVQLYAEKLISTRTQLEATVQELKTLKNAQQEKISCHKENKFHLQHHISLEFLKLHQFLHGREKRLMNELQEEGKIILQEMEANLNKLQEKWQRAKETVLRIQSRLYQHSSIDFLTDVLCVLHRLEQKTGTLLSLGALVCHELSLGQFKGPIQYNAWKEMKSILGPGLSLVTLDPKTAHPNLVLSEDLRCVRHDDTKQMLPDTPERFDSSVAVLGSEGFTSGKHYWEVEVENKTKWTLGVVKESISRKGNNTLSPRDGYWLIRLRNRNKFKALDIPVRGLTLNTSLSRIGVYLDYEGGQVSFYDANKMSHIYTFMDTFTEKLYPYFCPCLNDSSENSEPLKIFFNM, encoded by the exons ATGATGTCATCTTTCTCCAGTACAAAcgtctcctcttcctcatccacttCTGTAAGTGACaatgaaagcaaaataaaccTCTTACTCAGCACCAGCTCCTCCGACTTGCCCTCAAGGCCACAAGCTGAAGATTTCACCAAGGAGCTGACCTGCCCTTTGTGCCTGGAATGGTTTAAGGAGCCAGTGATTTTGCCTTGTGGTCACAACTTCTGCAAACCCTGTATTGAGGAAATCTGGGGTAGGGCGGAGGTCAGCCTGTGCCCAGAGTGCCAAGCACAGTCCCCAGACAGGCAGTACATAAGGAACATAGTGCTGGAAAAActagtggaaaagatcaagggcTTTCATGTAGGGAAATGCAGCCAGCAGAAATGCAGCAAACACGGTGAGCCTCTCAAGCTCTTCTGGAAGGTGGATGGGAAACTGGCCTGCTTTCTCTGCAGAGATGCCCAGAAGCCTGAAGATCAAAGCTCCCAATTCCTACTCCTCCCAGACGCCGTGCAGCTCTATGCG GAAAAACTGATCTCCACCAGAACTCAGCTGGAGGCCACCGTGCAGGAGCTAAAGACTCTGAAAAATGCCCAGCAAGAGAAGATCTCTTGTCACAAA GAGAACAAATTTCATCTTCAGCACCACATCTCCTTAGAGTTTCTGAAACTCCATCAGTTCCTTCATGGAAGGGAGAAAAGATTAATGAATGAGCTGCAAGAGGAGGGGAAAATCATCCTCCAAGAAATGGAAGCAAATCTAAACAAGCTCCAGGAAAAGTGGCAGCGAGCCAAGGAGACAGTGTTACGCATTCAGTCTCGACTCTACCAGCATAGTTCTATCGACTTCCTTACA GAT GTGCTTTGTGTCCTGCACAGGTTAGAGCAAAAAACAGGCACCTTATTATCTCTGGGAGCACTTGTCTGTCATGAACTGAGCCTGGGACAGTTCAAGGGTCCAATTCAGTACAACGCATGGAAGGAAATGAAATCCATCCTCGGACCAG GCCTTTCCTTGGTGACTCTGGATCCGAAGACAGCGCATCCAAACCTCGTTCTCTCTGAAGATCTGCGCTGCGTGAGACACGATGACACAAAGCAGATGCTCCCAGATACCCCAGAGAGGTTTGATTCCAGTGTTGCTGTCCTGGGATCTGAAGGATTCACTTCAGGGAAACATTATTGGGAAGTGGAGGTGGAGAACAAGACCAAATGGACTTTGGGGGTGGTCAAAGAGTCCATCAGCCGGAAAGGGAACAACACGTTATCACCCAGGGATGGATACTGGCTTATaaggctcaggaacaggaataaGTTTAAAGCTTTGGATATACCTGTGAGAGGTCTGACCCTGAACACTAGCCTGTCTAGGATTGGGGTGTATCTGGACTATGAGGGGGGACAGGTGTCCTTTTATGATGCTAATAAGATGTCCCATATCTACACTTTCATGGACACTTTCACAGAAAAGCTTTACCCGTACTTCTGTCCCTGCTTGAATGACTCCAGTGAGAACAGTGAACCCCTGAAAATCTTCTTCAACATGTAG
- the TRIM69 gene encoding E3 ubiquitin-protein ligase TRIM69 isoform X1, which produces MMSSFSSTNVSSSSSTSVSDNESKINLLLSTSSSDLPSRPQAEDFTKELTCPLCLEWFKEPVILPCGHNFCKPCIEEIWGRAEVSLCPECQAQSPDRQYIRNIVLEKLVEKIKGFHVGKCSQQKCSKHGEPLKLFWKVDGKLACFLCRDAQKPEDQSSQFLLLPDAVQLYAEKLISTRTQLEATVQELKTLKNAQQEKISCHKENKFHLQHHISLEFLKLHQFLHGREKRLMNELQEEGKIILQEMEANLNKLQEKWQRAKETVLRIQSRLYQHSSIDFLTGIKTFMEQLEQKTGTLLSLGALVCHELSLGQFKGPIQYNAWKEMKSILGPGLSLVTLDPKTAHPNLVLSEDLRCVRHDDTKQMLPDTPERFDSSVAVLGSEGFTSGKHYWEVEVENKTKWTLGVVKESISRKGNNTLSPRDGYWLIRLRNRNKFKALDIPVRGLTLNTSLSRIGVYLDYEGGQVSFYDANKMSHIYTFMDTFTEKLYPYFCPCLNDSSENSEPLKIFFNM; this is translated from the exons ATGATGTCATCTTTCTCCAGTACAAAcgtctcctcttcctcatccacttCTGTAAGTGACaatgaaagcaaaataaaccTCTTACTCAGCACCAGCTCCTCCGACTTGCCCTCAAGGCCACAAGCTGAAGATTTCACCAAGGAGCTGACCTGCCCTTTGTGCCTGGAATGGTTTAAGGAGCCAGTGATTTTGCCTTGTGGTCACAACTTCTGCAAACCCTGTATTGAGGAAATCTGGGGTAGGGCGGAGGTCAGCCTGTGCCCAGAGTGCCAAGCACAGTCCCCAGACAGGCAGTACATAAGGAACATAGTGCTGGAAAAActagtggaaaagatcaagggcTTTCATGTAGGGAAATGCAGCCAGCAGAAATGCAGCAAACACGGTGAGCCTCTCAAGCTCTTCTGGAAGGTGGATGGGAAACTGGCCTGCTTTCTCTGCAGAGATGCCCAGAAGCCTGAAGATCAAAGCTCCCAATTCCTACTCCTCCCAGACGCCGTGCAGCTCTATGCG GAAAAACTGATCTCCACCAGAACTCAGCTGGAGGCCACCGTGCAGGAGCTAAAGACTCTGAAAAATGCCCAGCAAGAGAAGATCTCTTGTCACAAA GAGAACAAATTTCATCTTCAGCACCACATCTCCTTAGAGTTTCTGAAACTCCATCAGTTCCTTCATGGAAGGGAGAAAAGATTAATGAATGAGCTGCAAGAGGAGGGGAAAATCATCCTCCAAGAAATGGAAGCAAATCTAAACAAGCTCCAGGAAAAGTGGCAGCGAGCCAAGGAGACAGTGTTACGCATTCAGTCTCGACTCTACCAGCATAGTTCTATCGACTTCCTTACA GGCATAAAAACCTTCATGGAACA GTTAGAGCAAAAAACAGGCACCTTATTATCTCTGGGAGCACTTGTCTGTCATGAACTGAGCCTGGGACAGTTCAAGGGTCCAATTCAGTACAACGCATGGAAGGAAATGAAATCCATCCTCGGACCAG GCCTTTCCTTGGTGACTCTGGATCCGAAGACAGCGCATCCAAACCTCGTTCTCTCTGAAGATCTGCGCTGCGTGAGACACGATGACACAAAGCAGATGCTCCCAGATACCCCAGAGAGGTTTGATTCCAGTGTTGCTGTCCTGGGATCTGAAGGATTCACTTCAGGGAAACATTATTGGGAAGTGGAGGTGGAGAACAAGACCAAATGGACTTTGGGGGTGGTCAAAGAGTCCATCAGCCGGAAAGGGAACAACACGTTATCACCCAGGGATGGATACTGGCTTATaaggctcaggaacaggaataaGTTTAAAGCTTTGGATATACCTGTGAGAGGTCTGACCCTGAACACTAGCCTGTCTAGGATTGGGGTGTATCTGGACTATGAGGGGGGACAGGTGTCCTTTTATGATGCTAATAAGATGTCCCATATCTACACTTTCATGGACACTTTCACAGAAAAGCTTTACCCGTACTTCTGTCCCTGCTTGAATGACTCCAGTGAGAACAGTGAACCCCTGAAAATCTTCTTCAACATGTAG